A DNA window from Pithys albifrons albifrons isolate INPA30051 chromosome 7, PitAlb_v1, whole genome shotgun sequence contains the following coding sequences:
- the HOXA3 gene encoding homeobox protein Hox-A3 isoform X2, translated as MVMCKDTASWLSAKKMYTLLLDIELLTAKYRMADYHRLRRARPKTLEVEVCQYFKERPNHLGVNWLAAGNITPLTLAPIFPPPTKKNGPLPRSLSSFFLQAFAIPGVSLHDELSCDKHLVGAPKRSRSAGVVEEVVEERLSPTLCSWRRSARRGHWRKSTT; from the exons ATGGTCATGTGTAAAGACACAGCATCTTGGCTGTCTGCTAAAAAAATGTACACTCTCTTGCTGGACATTGAACTGCTGACTGCAAAATACCGCATGGCAGATTATCATCGTTTAAG ACGAGCACGGCCCAAAACGCTGGAAGTGGAAGTTTGTcaatatttcaaagaaagacCAAATCACCTCGGAGTCAATTGGCTGGCTGCAGGAAACATCACGCCGTTAACCCTGGCACCCATCTTCCCTCCACCCACCAAGAAAAATGGTCCTCTTCCAAGATCCCTCTCCTCGTTTTTCCTACAAGCTTTTGCTATACCTGGTGTTTCATTACACGACGAGCTGAGCTGTGACAAGCACCTTGTG GGAGCCCCGAAAAGAAGCCGCTCGGCCGGAGTGGTGGAAGAAGTGGTGGAAGAGCGCCTCAGCCCAACCctgtgcagctggaggag
- the HOXA4 gene encoding homeobox protein Hox-A4, whose amino-acid sequence MTMSSFLINSNYIEPKFPPCEEYTQHSGSAGSSASYHPHHSHPHAPPPPPPPPPHLHAAHPGPALPEYFPRPRREPGYQAPPAPPGPPPEALYPSQAPSYPQAPFSYSSAGSAAPGPEQPPPGASPPPPAKGHPGPPQPLLPGHALQRRCEAAPAAGAGTGPGCPLLADKSLPGLKGKEPVVYPWMKKIHVSTVNPNYNGGEPKRSRTAYTRQQVLELEKEFHFNRYLTRRRRIEIAHTLCLSERQVKIWFQNRRMKWKKDHKLPNTKMRSSNQSTLSQQSKAQTQGHPHPLDGATPNAAAL is encoded by the exons ATGACCATGAGTTCGTTTTTGATAAACTCCAACTACATCGAGCCCAAATTCCCTCCCTGCGAGGAATACACGCAGCACAGTGGCAGCGCCGGCAGCTCCGCCAGCTACCACCCGCACCACTCTCACCCGCacgccccgccgccgccgccgccgccgccgccgcaccTGCACGCCGCGCACCCGGGGCCGGCACTGCCCGAATACTTCCCTCGGCCGCGCCGGGAACCGGGCTACCAGGCTCCCCCAGCGCCGCCGGGGCCGCCTCCCGAGGCGCTCTACCCCTCGCAGGCACCCTCCTACCCCCAGGCGCCCTTCAGCTACAGCAGTGCCGGCAGCGCCGCCCCGGGCCCTGAGCAGCCGCCCCCGGGCGcatcgccgccgccgcccgccaaGGGACACCCCGGCccgccccagcccctgctcccaggCCATGCCCTGCAGCGCCGCTGCGAAGCAGCCCCCGCCGCCGGGGCCGGCACCGGGCCCGGCTGCCCGCTGCTGGCCGACAAGAGCCTGCCTGGGCTGAAGGGAAAGGAGCCGGTGGTCTACCCCTGGATGAAGAAGATCCATGTGAGCACGG TCAATCCCAATTACAACGGAGGGGAGCCCAAGAGGTCTCGCACTGCCTACACCAGACAGCAGGTCctagagctggagaaggagttCCACTTCAACCGCTACCTGACCAGAAGGCGACGCATAGAGATCGCGCACACCCTCTGCCTGTCCGAGCGTCAGGTCAAGATCTGGTTCCAGAACAGGCGCATGAAGTGGAAGAAAGATCATAAACTGCCTAACACAAAGATGCGCTCCTCAAATCAGTCCACACTGAGCCAGCAGTCCAAAGCACAGACACAGGGCCACCCCCATCCGCTCGATGGGGCTACACCCAATGCAGCCGCACTATAA